A single window of Bordetella genomosp. 11 DNA harbors:
- a CDS encoding (2Fe-2S)-binding protein: MITLNVNGVAHELDIDPSMPLLYALRNHLELNGAKFGCGMGQCGACTVIVGGEPVFSCQFPASSVQGRPVRTIEGLGTAEHPGPLQKAFIDKQAAQCGYCIAGMVMRAQALLDRNSSPTDAEIRAHMQPNLCRCGTHMRILAAISQAAESMRAAGTSGGQAAAAAGAAK; encoded by the coding sequence ATGATTACCCTCAACGTCAATGGCGTTGCGCACGAGCTGGATATCGATCCGTCGATGCCCCTGCTGTATGCGCTGCGCAACCATCTTGAACTCAACGGCGCCAAGTTCGGCTGCGGCATGGGCCAGTGCGGCGCGTGCACGGTCATCGTCGGCGGCGAACCGGTGTTTTCCTGTCAGTTTCCGGCCTCGTCGGTCCAGGGCAGGCCGGTCCGCACCATCGAAGGCCTGGGCACCGCCGAACATCCCGGCCCGCTGCAAAAGGCCTTTATCGACAAGCAGGCGGCGCAATGCGGCTATTGCATCGCCGGCATGGTGATGCGCGCGCAGGCGCTGCTGGACCGCAACAGCTCGCCGACCGACGCGGAGATCCGCGCGCATATGCAGCCCAATCTGTGCCGCTGCGGTACGCATATGCGTATCCTCGCCGCCATCTCGCAGGCGGCGGAATCCATGCGCGCCGCCGGTACCTCCGGTGGCCAGGCCGCCGCTGCCGCGGGAGCCGCCAAATGA
- a CDS encoding cytochrome c produces the protein MKGRSIAAGVLAIVVLGGVAACSLAYRGAIDPIDPPAAASFDAGSIGRGAQLAAVGDCISCHTSATGKSYAGGAPLETPFGTLYSTNITPDPDTGIGRWSLAAFTRAMREGVSRDGHLLYPAFPYPHFTRMSDADIKDLYAYMMTRTPVKAVAHDNDLAFPLGFRPLIAGWNLLYLHPGPQTDDASHSAEWLRGRYLVEGPGHCAACHTPMTTLGAEDSGKPFAGGSIEGWDVPPLNALGHKQPPWTVDQLTAYLRTGLASQHGAAAGPMEPVTRQLGLVAESDVRAMAVYLLSLDGQTAAAAPAGTPPAASATPAVVPARATNQAEVQRLQRGSALFASTCAACHAASAPMTLIGDRPSLAASSVVNADSPRNAINLVLQGIPLRGSAASHYMPSFAHTLNDQQVADILAYTRVHIAQRPAWADLDDTVAKIRKENTSK, from the coding sequence ATGAAAGGTAGATCCATCGCGGCAGGTGTGCTCGCGATCGTGGTGCTGGGAGGCGTCGCCGCCTGTTCGCTCGCATACCGCGGCGCCATCGATCCGATCGACCCGCCCGCGGCCGCGTCGTTCGACGCCGGCTCGATCGGGCGCGGGGCGCAATTGGCGGCAGTGGGCGACTGTATATCCTGTCACACGTCGGCCACGGGCAAGTCCTATGCGGGCGGGGCGCCGCTGGAGACGCCTTTCGGCACGCTTTACAGCACCAACATCACGCCTGATCCGGACACCGGCATCGGCCGCTGGTCGCTGGCGGCTTTCACGCGAGCGATGCGCGAGGGCGTGTCGCGCGACGGGCATCTGTTGTACCCGGCCTTTCCCTATCCGCACTTCACGCGGATGTCGGACGCGGACATCAAGGACCTGTACGCCTATATGATGACGCGCACGCCGGTCAAGGCGGTCGCCCATGACAACGATCTGGCCTTCCCGCTGGGCTTCCGGCCGCTGATCGCGGGATGGAACCTGCTGTACCTGCATCCGGGTCCGCAGACGGACGACGCCTCGCACAGCGCCGAATGGCTGCGCGGGCGTTACCTGGTCGAAGGGCCGGGACACTGCGCGGCCTGCCACACGCCCATGACGACGCTGGGCGCCGAGGACAGCGGCAAGCCATTCGCCGGCGGCAGCATCGAAGGCTGGGATGTGCCGCCCCTGAACGCGCTGGGCCACAAGCAGCCGCCCTGGACCGTCGACCAGTTGACGGCCTATCTGCGCACCGGCCTGGCCAGCCAGCACGGCGCGGCCGCCGGCCCGATGGAGCCGGTGACCCGCCAGCTCGGCCTGGTCGCCGAAAGCGATGTGCGCGCCATGGCGGTCTATCTGCTGTCGCTGGATGGCCAGACGGCCGCTGCCGCCCCGGCGGGCACGCCGCCGGCCGCATCGGCCACGCCGGCGGTCGTGCCGGCCCGGGCGACGAACCAGGCCGAAGTGCAACGCCTGCAACGCGGCAGCGCGCTGTTCGCGTCCACCTGCGCCGCCTGCCACGCGGCCTCCGCGCCCATGACATTGATCGGCGACCGCCCCTCGCTGGCCGCCAGCTCGGTCGTCAATGCCGACAGCCCGCGCAATGCCATCAATCTGGTCCTGCAGGGCATACCGCTGCGGGGCTCGGCCGCTTCCCACTACATGCCTTCCTTCGCGCACACCTTGAACGATCAGCAGGTCGCCGACATCCTGGCCTACACGCGCGTGCACATTGCGCAGCGCCCGGCCTGGGCCGACCTGGACGATACGGTGGCGAAGATCCGCAAGGAGAACACGTCCAAATGA
- a CDS encoding vWA domain-containing protein: MLIDFFYHLRAHRLPVSVQEYLTLLEALRQPLMPPTLDEFYHLSRMALVKDETLFDRYDQAFAAYYRGVAATLPPDKQIPLDWLIKQFERTLTPEEKAAIQTHGWDKLMQLFKERLQEQTERHAGGSKWIGTGGTSPFGNGGYHPEGMRVGGDSAGNRSAVKVWDMRQFRDYDDTLELGTRNFKVALRRLRRFARQGADLELDLDDTIASTARNAGHLDLRLVPERRNAVKVLMLLDVGGSMDDHIARVEELFSAARSEFRHLDVYYFHNCPYERLWQSNRRRQSDGFDTWDILRKYNADWRLIIVGDATMSPYEILQPGGSVEHMNKEAGAVWMQRLLDAWPKAAWLNPEPTASWPYRQSIAILREIMHDRMYPVTVAGLEQAMHLLSK, from the coding sequence ATGCTGATCGACTTCTTCTATCACCTGCGCGCGCACCGGCTTCCCGTGTCGGTGCAGGAATACCTGACCCTGCTGGAAGCGCTGCGCCAGCCCCTGATGCCGCCCACGCTGGACGAGTTCTACCACTTGTCGCGCATGGCGCTGGTCAAGGACGAAACCCTGTTCGATCGCTACGACCAGGCTTTCGCCGCCTATTACCGCGGCGTCGCGGCCACCCTGCCCCCGGACAAGCAGATACCCCTGGACTGGCTTATCAAGCAGTTCGAGCGCACGCTGACGCCGGAAGAAAAAGCCGCCATCCAAACCCACGGATGGGACAAGCTGATGCAGCTGTTCAAGGAACGGCTGCAGGAACAGACCGAACGCCATGCCGGCGGCAGCAAGTGGATAGGCACCGGCGGCACCTCGCCGTTCGGCAATGGCGGCTACCACCCCGAAGGCATGCGCGTGGGCGGCGATTCCGCCGGCAACCGCAGCGCCGTCAAGGTGTGGGACATGCGCCAATTCCGCGACTACGACGACACGCTGGAGCTCGGCACCCGCAATTTCAAGGTGGCGTTGCGGCGGCTGCGCCGCTTCGCCAGGCAGGGCGCGGACCTGGAGCTGGACCTGGACGACACCATCGCCAGCACGGCGCGCAACGCCGGCCATCTGGACCTGCGCCTGGTGCCGGAGCGGCGCAATGCCGTGAAGGTACTGATGCTGCTGGACGTCGGTGGCAGCATGGACGACCATATCGCCCGCGTCGAGGAACTGTTCTCCGCGGCACGCAGCGAATTCCGGCATCTGGACGTCTATTACTTCCACAACTGCCCCTACGAGCGGTTGTGGCAAAGCAACCGGCGCCGCCAGAGCGACGGCTTCGATACCTGGGACATCCTGCGCAAGTACAACGCCGACTGGCGCCTGATCATCGTGGGCGATGCCACCATGAGCCCCTACGAAATCCTGCAGCCCGGGGGTTCCGTGGAGCACATGAACAAGGAAGCGGGCGCGGTATGGATGCAGCGCCTGCTGGACGCCTGGCCCAAGGCCGCCTGGCTGAATCCCGAGCCGACCGCCTCCTGGCCCTATCGCCAATCCATTGCGATCCTGCGGGAAATCATGCACGACCGCATGTATCCGGTCACCGTGGCGGGACTGGAGCAGGCCATGCATCTGCTGTCCAAATAA
- a CDS encoding GNAT family N-acetyltransferase → MILVDCSHERHAGAILEIFNDAILTSTALYEYQPRTAATMQAWFETKRKGGFPVIGMENDEGALMGFASYGTFRAFPAFKYTVEHSVYVNRDYRGRGLGEALMRALVERARSQQLHVMVGAVDSSNQASCALHEKLGFVHAGTVRQAGFKFGRWLDVAFYQLMLDTPNHPVDG, encoded by the coding sequence ATGATCCTGGTCGATTGCAGCCACGAGCGCCATGCCGGCGCCATCCTGGAAATTTTCAACGACGCCATCCTGACGTCGACGGCCCTGTACGAATACCAGCCGCGTACCGCGGCAACGATGCAGGCGTGGTTCGAAACCAAGCGCAAGGGCGGTTTTCCGGTGATCGGCATGGAAAACGACGAGGGCGCGTTGATGGGCTTTGCCAGCTATGGCACCTTTCGCGCCTTTCCCGCCTTCAAGTACACCGTGGAACATTCCGTCTACGTGAACCGGGACTATCGCGGCCGCGGCCTGGGCGAGGCCTTGATGCGCGCCCTGGTCGAACGGGCCCGCTCGCAGCAGTTGCACGTGATGGTCGGGGCGGTCGATTCGTCCAATCAGGCCAGTTGCGCGCTGCACGAAAAACTGGGCTTCGTGCATGCCGGTACCGTGCGGCAGGCGGGATTCAAGTTCGGCCGCTGGCTGGACGTGGCGTTTTACCAGTTAATGCTGGACACGCCGAACCATCCGGTGGACGGCTAG
- a CDS encoding AAA family ATPase yields MPAASSPATPRFEGTDRYVATEDLKLAVNAALTLQRPLLIKGEPGTGKTMLAEEVARALGRPLLQWHIKSTTKAHQGLYEYDAVSRLRDSQLGDEKVRDIRNYIVQGVLWQAFEAPEPVVLLIDEIDKADIEFPNDLLRELDRMEFHVYETRQTIAARHRPLVIITSNNEKDLPDAFLRRCFFHYIRFPDRDTMRDIVGVHFPQLRADVLRAALDTFFALRDAPGLKKKPSTSELLDWLHLLLAGDIPAGQIEAHAATAVPLMAGALLKNEQDMHLLERLAAMTRSGQRR; encoded by the coding sequence ATGCCCGCAGCTTCCTCCCCGGCCACGCCGCGCTTCGAAGGCACGGACCGCTACGTCGCGACCGAAGACCTGAAACTGGCGGTGAACGCCGCCCTGACATTGCAGCGGCCGCTGTTGATCAAGGGGGAACCGGGCACGGGCAAGACCATGCTCGCGGAAGAAGTGGCCAGGGCCCTGGGCCGGCCGCTGCTGCAGTGGCATATCAAATCCACCACCAAGGCACACCAGGGCCTGTACGAATACGATGCGGTGTCGCGCCTGCGCGACTCGCAGCTGGGCGACGAAAAAGTCCGCGACATCCGCAACTACATCGTACAAGGCGTGCTGTGGCAGGCGTTCGAGGCGCCGGAGCCCGTCGTGCTGCTGATCGACGAGATCGACAAGGCCGACATCGAATTCCCCAACGATCTGCTGCGCGAGCTCGACCGCATGGAATTCCATGTGTACGAAACCCGCCAGACGATCGCGGCCCGTCACCGCCCCCTGGTCATCATCACGTCGAATAACGAAAAAGACCTGCCGGACGCCTTCCTGCGCCGCTGCTTCTTCCATTACATCCGCTTCCCGGACCGCGACACCATGCGCGACATCGTCGGCGTGCATTTCCCGCAGCTGCGGGCGGACGTCCTGCGCGCCGCGCTGGACACCTTTTTTGCCTTGCGCGACGCGCCGGGCCTGAAGAAAAAGCCGTCGACGTCGGAACTGCTGGACTGGCTGCACCTGCTGCTGGCCGGCGACATCCCGGCCGGACAGATCGAAGCCCACGCCGCCACCGCGGTGCCCTTGATGGCGGGCGCGCTGCTGAAGAACGAGCAGGACATGCACCTGCTGGAACGCCTGGCCGCGATGACCCGCTCGGGCCAGCGCCGGTAG
- a CDS encoding xanthine dehydrogenase family protein molybdopterin-binding subunit, with translation MNAPRDLPHDPTRRRFLAAGAITVGFSLLPHMPVMAQEVARKGPKLPGNLNTTPMLDAWIRLDETGKLTVFTGKAELGTGVRTAFIQIAAEELDVAPEAVHLITADTARTPNEGYTAGSHSLADSGTAILNAAAQVRGLLVQAAATRLQASADTLTVANGVIQATDGRRLTYGEAVSGLDLHRAAQPDSPLKDPRTHTVLGQSMPRVDIPGKVTGGASYVQDMRLPGMVHARVVRQPSYGARLLKADIDGVQAMPGVVKVVRDGNYLAVVAQDEWQAIVAMRALAQSAQWEETYVLPDEAGIHDYLKTLPSREIDVADQKGPAAPAAQTLKARFSKPYLTHGSIGPSCAVAQYDNDSMTVWTHTQGVFPLRKGLAEMLSLPQEKVRCVHVEGSGCYGHNGADDVAADAALIARAVPGRPVRVQWMRDQEHTWEPAGPAMVTEVQASLDAKGNIVDWQYEIWSNGHNQRIDNAGRMIPTWALAKPFTPAPPVPIPMPEGGGDRNSIPLYAFPNTKVLHHFIPEMPLRVSAMRSLGAYMNIFAIESFMDELATAAKADPVEFRLRHLKDPRARDVVQLAAQRFGWDPKRKREPGRGFGFSFAMYKNLMAYLAIGMELTVDRDSGEVRIHRAVAAIDTGQIVNPDGVRNQVEGGIIQSTSWTLYEQLHFDKRRVTTFDWSTYPILRFSNVPEHIEVHLIDRPGTPFLGAGEASQGPASACVANAIADATGLRLRDTPLAPGARVRNLPAA, from the coding sequence ATGAACGCGCCGCGCGATCTTCCCCACGATCCCACGCGCCGCCGTTTTCTGGCGGCCGGTGCCATCACGGTGGGCTTTTCACTGCTGCCGCATATGCCCGTCATGGCGCAGGAGGTGGCCCGCAAGGGCCCCAAGCTGCCGGGCAACCTGAACACGACACCCATGCTGGACGCTTGGATCCGGCTGGACGAGACGGGCAAGCTGACCGTCTTCACCGGCAAGGCCGAATTGGGTACCGGCGTGCGCACGGCGTTCATCCAGATCGCCGCGGAGGAGCTGGACGTCGCGCCGGAGGCGGTGCACCTGATCACCGCGGATACCGCGCGCACGCCCAACGAAGGCTACACCGCGGGCAGCCATTCCCTGGCCGACAGCGGCACTGCCATCCTGAACGCGGCGGCGCAGGTGCGCGGGCTGCTGGTGCAGGCGGCGGCGACGCGGCTGCAGGCCAGCGCCGACACGCTGACGGTCGCCAACGGCGTCATCCAGGCCACGGACGGGCGGCGCCTGACCTACGGCGAGGCCGTGTCCGGCCTGGACCTGCATCGCGCGGCGCAACCGGATTCGCCGCTGAAGGATCCCCGCACCCATACCGTGCTGGGCCAGTCGATGCCGCGCGTCGATATCCCGGGCAAGGTTACCGGCGGCGCCAGCTACGTGCAGGACATGCGCCTGCCCGGCATGGTGCACGCGCGGGTGGTGCGGCAACCCTCCTACGGCGCGCGCCTGCTCAAGGCCGATATCGACGGGGTGCAAGCCATGCCCGGCGTCGTCAAGGTGGTGCGCGACGGCAATTACCTGGCCGTGGTCGCCCAGGACGAGTGGCAGGCGATTGTCGCCATGCGCGCGCTGGCGCAGTCCGCGCAATGGGAAGAGACCTACGTCCTGCCGGACGAGGCCGGCATCCACGATTACCTGAAGACGCTGCCGTCCCGCGAAATCGATGTCGCCGACCAGAAGGGGCCCGCCGCCCCGGCGGCCCAGACCTTGAAAGCACGCTTCTCCAAGCCTTACCTGACGCACGGATCCATCGGACCGTCCTGCGCGGTGGCGCAGTACGACAACGATTCGATGACGGTGTGGACGCATACGCAAGGGGTCTTTCCGCTGCGCAAGGGCCTGGCCGAGATGCTGTCGCTGCCGCAGGAAAAAGTACGCTGCGTGCACGTCGAAGGTTCGGGCTGCTACGGTCATAACGGCGCCGACGACGTGGCGGCCGATGCGGCGCTGATTGCCCGCGCGGTGCCCGGGCGCCCGGTGCGCGTGCAGTGGATGCGGGATCAGGAGCACACCTGGGAGCCGGCCGGTCCGGCCATGGTGACGGAAGTGCAGGCATCGCTGGATGCCAAGGGCAATATCGTCGACTGGCAGTACGAGATCTGGAGCAATGGCCACAACCAGCGCATCGACAATGCCGGCCGCATGATCCCGACGTGGGCCCTGGCCAAGCCCTTCACGCCGGCGCCGCCGGTGCCGATCCCCATGCCCGAAGGGGGCGGCGACCGCAACAGTATCCCGCTGTACGCCTTCCCCAACACCAAGGTGCTGCACCACTTCATTCCCGAGATGCCCCTGCGCGTATCGGCGATGCGGTCGCTGGGCGCCTATATGAATATCTTCGCCATCGAAAGCTTCATGGATGAACTCGCCACGGCGGCCAAGGCCGACCCGGTCGAGTTCCGCCTGCGACATTTGAAGGACCCTCGCGCCCGCGACGTGGTCCAGCTGGCGGCGCAACGCTTCGGCTGGGATCCCAAACGCAAGCGCGAACCGGGGCGCGGCTTCGGCTTTTCCTTCGCCATGTACAAGAACCTGATGGCCTACCTGGCCATCGGCATGGAGTTGACGGTGGACCGCGACTCGGGCGAGGTGCGCATCCATCGCGCCGTCGCCGCCATCGACACCGGGCAGATCGTCAACCCGGATGGCGTGCGCAACCAGGTGGAGGGCGGCATCATCCAGTCCACCAGCTGGACGCTGTACGAACAGCTGCATTTCGACAAGAGGCGTGTCACGACGTTCGACTGGAGCACCTATCCGATCCTGCGCTTCTCCAATGTGCCCGAGCATATCGAAGTGCATCTGATCGACCGTCCCGGCACGCCCTTCCTGGGCGCGGGCGAGGCGTCCCAGGGGCCGGCATCGGCCTGCGTGGCGAACGCGATCGCGGACGCCACGGGCTTGCGACTGCGCGATACGCCGCTGGCTCCGGGCGCGCGCGTGCGGAACCTGCCCGCGGCTTGA
- a CDS encoding c-type cytochrome, whose protein sequence is MKLRTPVLRTACLLAVWISCAGAGVAHAADAAKGGNAQAGRDKVSMCIGCHGIADYKTAFPEVYRVPMIAGQNAKYIENALNAYKKGERSHPTMDAVAGSLSDQDIADIAAYYANLK, encoded by the coding sequence ATGAAGTTGCGAACCCCTGTATTGCGTACGGCTTGCCTGCTTGCCGTCTGGATTTCCTGTGCGGGCGCCGGCGTGGCGCACGCCGCGGATGCCGCCAAGGGCGGCAACGCCCAGGCCGGTCGGGACAAAGTCTCGATGTGCATCGGCTGTCACGGCATCGCCGACTACAAGACCGCATTTCCCGAGGTCTATCGCGTACCGATGATCGCCGGGCAGAATGCCAAATACATAGAAAACGCGCTCAACGCATACAAGAAGGGCGAGCGCAGCCATCCCACCATGGATGCCGTCGCGGGCAGCCTGTCCGATCAGGACATCGCCGATATCGCCGCGTATTACGCCAATCTCAAATGA
- a CDS encoding M16 family metallopeptidase — protein MSTPALSRHLKTLIFSSFLAFQAGAATLPEGTTEVASVEGITEFRLSNGLRVLLAPDDSKPTTTVNMTYLVGSRNENYGQTGMAHLLEHMMFKGTPTTRNAMGEFSRRGLAANGSTSGDRTNYFASFAANPETLDWYLGWQADAMVNSLISREDLDSEMTVVRNEMESGENSPFRILMQKMEATAYQWHNYGKDTIGARSDVENVDIAQLQAFYREYYQPDNAVLIVAGKFNPQDTLDTISKTLGKLPKPTRTLPREYTVEPVQDGEREVTLRRAGGTPLVAAMYHIPAAGSPDFAPLDLATTMLSDTPSGRLYRDLVQRKLASDVFGFTMEQRDPGVALFGAQLEPGMNQDASLKALTGALESVARTPFTQEELDRARSKWLRDWEQTYSDPQKIGVALSEAIASGDWRLFFLQRDRIRDAKLADVQRVATEYLVASNRTAGRYIPTAKPLRAPANTRVDLSDTLKNYKGDPGYTQAAAFDPAPANIDKQTIRRTLSLPNGKVDVALLPKPTRGHRVRARLLLQFGNVDTLKGQRAVSDAVADMLDRGTSKLSRQAIQDRFDQLKADVNFSGSGTNLSVSISTTRDNLPAVVAAVLDILRNANFPQAQVDEYKAQAVTAIQNAMNEPSALALRALAREDNPWPKDDIRYVPTFEESLASVRALSHDVLARFHSRFYGAGTIAFSAVGDFDAEAAEATLKKGLAGWKRGAPYTRVPEPYRAIPAQTFDIPTPDKANAFYASRLPLPLQDTSADFAALYMANYLLGTSETSRLWNRVREKDGLSYNVRSSLSVSSYEPRASWTVYAIYAPENRQRLEQAITEELARARKDGFTEAEIRDGIASLLNYRRLARAQDDVLASTWIDYIRRGRTFAWSADMDKQIAALTPAAVNDVLRKYLKPEDFSTAVAGDFSKAKK, from the coding sequence ATATCCACCCCCGCATTGTCGCGCCATCTGAAGACATTGATTTTCTCGTCCTTCCTGGCGTTCCAGGCCGGCGCTGCAACGCTGCCGGAGGGCACGACGGAAGTCGCCTCGGTGGAGGGCATCACGGAATTCCGCCTGAGCAACGGGCTGCGCGTGCTGCTGGCCCCGGACGACTCCAAGCCGACCACCACCGTCAACATGACGTATCTGGTGGGATCGCGCAACGAGAACTACGGCCAGACCGGCATGGCGCACCTGCTCGAGCACATGATGTTCAAGGGTACACCCACCACCCGCAACGCGATGGGCGAATTCTCGCGCCGCGGGCTGGCCGCCAATGGGTCCACATCGGGCGACCGCACCAACTACTTCGCCAGCTTCGCCGCCAACCCCGAGACCCTGGACTGGTACCTGGGCTGGCAGGCCGACGCCATGGTCAATTCGCTGATCTCGCGCGAAGACCTGGACTCGGAAATGACCGTCGTGCGCAACGAGATGGAAAGCGGCGAAAACAGCCCCTTCCGTATCCTCATGCAGAAAATGGAAGCGACGGCCTACCAGTGGCACAACTACGGCAAGGACACCATAGGCGCGCGGTCGGACGTCGAAAACGTCGACATCGCGCAGTTGCAGGCGTTCTACCGCGAGTACTACCAGCCGGATAACGCCGTGCTGATCGTCGCCGGCAAGTTCAATCCCCAGGACACCCTGGACACGATCAGCAAGACGCTGGGCAAGCTGCCCAAGCCGACCCGCACCCTGCCCCGCGAATACACGGTCGAGCCGGTGCAGGACGGCGAACGCGAAGTCACGCTGCGCCGCGCCGGCGGCACGCCGCTGGTCGCTGCCATGTACCACATCCCCGCCGCCGGCAGCCCGGATTTCGCGCCGCTGGACCTGGCAACGACCATGCTTTCGGATACGCCTTCCGGACGGCTGTACCGCGACCTGGTGCAGCGCAAGCTGGCGTCGGACGTCTTCGGTTTCACCATGGAACAGCGCGACCCCGGCGTGGCGCTGTTCGGCGCCCAGCTGGAGCCGGGCATGAACCAGGACGCCTCGCTGAAAGCGCTGACCGGCGCCCTGGAATCCGTGGCACGTACGCCCTTCACCCAGGAAGAACTGGATCGCGCGCGCAGCAAATGGCTGCGCGACTGGGAGCAGACCTATAGCGATCCGCAGAAAATCGGGGTCGCCCTGTCCGAAGCCATCGCCAGCGGCGACTGGCGCCTGTTCTTCCTGCAGCGCGACCGCATCCGCGACGCCAAGCTGGCTGACGTGCAGCGCGTGGCCACGGAATATCTCGTAGCCAGCAATCGCACCGCGGGCCGCTATATCCCGACCGCCAAACCCCTGCGCGCGCCGGCCAACACGCGGGTAGACCTGAGCGACACGCTGAAGAACTACAAGGGGGATCCCGGCTACACCCAGGCCGCTGCCTTCGATCCGGCACCCGCCAATATCGACAAGCAGACGATCCGGCGCACCCTGTCCCTGCCCAATGGCAAGGTCGACGTCGCGCTGCTGCCCAAGCCCACGCGCGGGCACCGCGTGCGGGCCAGGCTGCTGCTGCAATTCGGCAATGTCGACACCCTGAAAGGCCAGCGCGCCGTGTCCGATGCAGTGGCCGACATGCTGGATCGCGGCACCTCCAAGCTGTCGCGCCAGGCCATCCAGGACCGCTTCGACCAGTTGAAGGCGGACGTCAACTTCAGCGGATCCGGCACCAATCTGTCGGTGTCGATTTCGACCACGCGCGACAATCTGCCCGCCGTCGTGGCCGCGGTGCTGGACATCCTGCGCAACGCCAATTTCCCGCAGGCACAGGTGGACGAATACAAGGCCCAGGCCGTCACCGCCATCCAGAATGCCATGAACGAACCCTCCGCCCTGGCGCTGCGCGCGCTGGCGCGCGAGGACAACCCGTGGCCCAAGGACGATATCCGCTACGTGCCGACCTTCGAAGAATCCCTGGCCAGCGTCCGCGCCCTGTCGCATGACGTGCTGGCCCGCTTCCACAGCCGCTTCTACGGCGCCGGCACCATCGCGTTTTCCGCGGTCGGCGACTTCGATGCCGAGGCCGCCGAGGCCACGCTGAAGAAAGGCCTGGCGGGCTGGAAGCGCGGCGCGCCGTATACCCGGGTCCCCGAACCCTACCGCGCGATCCCGGCGCAGACCTTCGACATCCCCACGCCCGACAAGGCGAACGCCTTTTACGCCAGCCGCCTGCCCCTGCCCTTGCAGGACACGTCGGCGGATTTCGCCGCCCTTTACATGGCGAACTACCTGCTGGGCACTTCGGAAACCTCGCGGCTGTGGAACCGCGTCCGGGAAAAAGACGGTTTGTCGTACAACGTACGCAGCAGCCTGTCGGTATCGTCCTACGAACCGCGCGCCAGCTGGACGGTCTACGCGATCTACGCGCCGGAAAACCGCCAGCGCCTGGAACAGGCCATCACGGAAGAACTGGCGCGCGCCCGCAAGGACGGTTTCACCGAAGCGGAAATCCGCGACGGCATCGCCTCGCTGCTGAACTACCGGCGCCTGGCGCGCGCCCAGGACGACGTGCTGGCCAGCACCTGGATCGACTACATCCGCCGTGGCCGCACCTTCGCCTGGTCGGCCGACATGGACAAGCAGATCGCCGCCCTGACCCCGGCGGCGGTCAACGACGTCCTGCGCAAGTACCTGAAGCCGGAAGACTTCAGCACGGCGGTGGCCGGGGACTTCAGCAAGGCGAAGAAGTAA
- a CDS encoding DUF1841 family protein gives MFNPSRDQVREFFIEAWRKHKAAEVQTPLESMAVDWMVQHPEYHGDLESPDAMTAEYPVEKGRTNPFLHLSMHLAIAEQLSIDHPPGIRAAYQRLAARGDAHQAVHEIMECLGQVVWEAQRLGTPMDTDTYIDLIRQRAER, from the coding sequence ATGTTCAATCCGTCACGCGACCAAGTCCGCGAATTTTTCATCGAAGCCTGGCGCAAGCACAAGGCGGCGGAGGTCCAGACCCCGCTGGAATCCATGGCGGTGGACTGGATGGTGCAGCATCCCGAATACCACGGCGATCTCGAAAGCCCGGACGCGATGACCGCCGAGTACCCCGTCGAAAAAGGCCGCACGAATCCGTTCCTGCACCTTTCCATGCACCTGGCGATCGCCGAACAATTGTCCATCGACCACCCCCCCGGAATCCGGGCCGCCTACCAGCGGCTGGCCGCGCGGGGCGACGCGCACCAGGCGGTACATGAAATCATGGAATGCCTGGGCCAGGTCGTCTGGGAAGCCCAGCGGCTGGGCACGCCGATGGACACCGACACGTATATCGACCTGATCCGGCAACGCGCGGAACGCTGA
- a CDS encoding c-type cytochrome, with the protein MKRTILTLAGVLLGLSASASHGEDLAAGKAVFEKFNCASCHGADAKSPTDPQYPILAGQHEDYLAHALKAYRRGQSGAPATANIRKNPIMGAFAVQLSDADIGNVAAWLSSLPSDLGTRK; encoded by the coding sequence ATGAAACGCACGATCCTCACCCTCGCCGGGGTGCTTCTTGGCCTGTCCGCATCGGCATCGCACGGCGAAGACCTGGCCGCCGGCAAGGCGGTATTTGAAAAATTCAACTGCGCGTCCTGCCATGGCGCGGACGCCAAGTCGCCGACGGATCCGCAGTATCCGATCCTGGCCGGCCAGCACGAAGACTATCTCGCGCATGCGCTGAAGGCCTACCGGCGCGGGCAGTCCGGCGCGCCGGCCACGGCGAATATCCGCAAGAATCCCATCATGGGCGCGTTCGCCGTGCAGCTCAGCGATGCCGATATCGGCAACGTGGCGGCATGGTTGTCCAGCCTGCCCAGCGATCTGGGTACCCGCAAGTAA